Genomic segment of Dromiciops gliroides isolate mDroGli1 chromosome 3, mDroGli1.pri, whole genome shotgun sequence:
TCAAAGCTTCTTCATTCGCACCTGAGGCTACAGAGTAAAAAAATGAGAGTCACCTgctagtttatttttttgtggctAAATCAGTTTAAAAATCTCTCACTTTTGCAAAAGCAGTGATTCAGCCTGCTGACTTCTAAAAGGCATCACACTGAGTGAGGAGGGGCTTTGTGGACTGTGGTTAATAGAACCCCCTGAATTTCAATTCATTCATACTGTATGTATAGTATAGACAACTCCTAGTTCTTTTTATTCTGCCTTAGATTGTCTCCTCTCTTCCAATACTGTGTCACCAACTATTTCCAAATGGATAATCCCATAagcttctcaaactcaacatgcccaaaacagAAACTCATTTCTCTCCAAAAACATTCCTCTTCCCAATTACCCTATTTCTGTGATCGAAAACCTTAGCAtaatccttgattcctcactcccACTCACCTATATATGCACTTGCCAAATCTTGCCCTTTCTACCCTGACAACCACTCTCATATACATatcctctctactcacacagccaccacacTGGTCCAGATCCCAATCACCTCTTGCCTAGGCTATTGCAATTGCCTCTTAATTGATGGCTTAAGTCTTTCTCTATTCTAATCTATCTTgtatagctgccaaaatgattatCCAAATGctcaggtttgaccatgtcaccttccGCCCCAATTCAATCGACCTGACTCCAACCTAGACATATTATCATTTTACTCCCCTTCATGAACACCTCACTACAGCCAAGCTGGCCTTCTAACAATTTCTCATATGTGACACTTCATCTCTTATCTTCATGCCTTTGTGCTGGCCATTTTCCAAgcctagaatgcactctctcTTCAATTCACCCTTTTACAATATCCAGCCTCCTTCAGGGGTTAGATCAGGTACCGcattctacatgaagtctttcctgttaCTTGtcagttgctagtgccttccctacaAGATTATCTTATATCTATTTTGTACATGTCCATCTATGGACAGGTTGTCTCCTTTgtctagaatgtaagttccttgagggcaggtgctctcacttttgtctttgcagcATCAGTATCTAGAACAGTACCTAGTACATAGCcaatacttaataaacacttgatgGATTGGACTTCGTAGTCATACCATAAAGCTGAATAGCCATGGGTATCCTGGAAGTGATTCATGGACATGGTGAGACATGAGCTGGTCTTTTGAAGAAGTCCCATTTATGTAGGTAACAGAACTGGGGTGTGAAAAGTCCCAAAGTCAAGAATATACAAAGTACTTTTGGAGTACAGTTAATAAACTAACTTGGCAAGAGCAAAGATTTTTAAAGAGAGCAGGAAAAGGAGATAAAGTTGGAAAGGCAAATTATAGTCAGATGATAGAAGATCCTGAATCCAGCTAAAGAgtctatactctttttttgtatgtgaggcatttggggttttgacttgcccagggtcacacagctagtaagggtcaattgtctgaggcctgatttgaactcaggtcctcctgaattcagggtcggtgctctatccactgtaccaactaccTGCCCCTGAATCTATACTCTTAATAGACAATAAGAaactactatttttttaaatagggaaatAATATTGAAGTGCAAAGTCACTCTGGCTGTGGCATGAAGGATAAGTCAGATAATAGGATTTTGCAAAGCAATTATTCTTAAACTTTGTGTGTCAAAGACACCTTTGACAGACTGGGGAAGTCTATGGGCCACTtcttaagataatatttttaagtgtataaaaCAAAATCCATAGGATTAAAAAGATAATCAATTATGCAGAAATATAGTCATCAAAAcatacaacaaacaaacaaacttcacGGACCCTGGGTTAAAAACTCATAGTGTAGAAAGAAGAATACTTGTTTGGAGGCTATTGCTGAAGTTGAGGGTTGAGGTGATAGGGGCCTGCACTTGCTTGGTGGcaatagaaatggaagggaagattTGAAACTGATATCTCAGGAAAAGCAGGCATCtctctttttattgtttccttctactatattatggaaacTCCTTTCACCCAGgtggtattttgttgttgttgttttttgtttgtttgttttgttttgtttttgtggggcaatgggggttaagtgacttgcccagggtcacacagctagtaagtgtcaagtgtctgaggccggatttgaactcaggtactcctgaatccagggccagtactttatccactgcgccagctagctgcccccgcagGCGGTATTTTGAAGGAAGAAGCTATAGGCCTTAGCAGCTGAATAGATGATGGAAGCAAAGGAGGGGAAATCTGTGAATTCAATTAGGTGTCATGAATTAAACTCATTTCAATTCACTAAATATCCATTAAGTGCTTACAGGTCATtgtactggggatacagaaaaaaaacaaatcagttCTACTCCTCAAGGAGGTTGtatttggagaaaataatttgtataccagaaagtatattcaaaatattataattttgggggcggctaggtggcgtagtggataaagcaccggccctagattcaggagtacctgagttcaaatctggcctcagacacttgacacttactagctgtgtgaccctgggcaagtcacttaacccccattgccctgcaaaaaaaccaaaaaacaaaaaacaaaaccaaaatattataATCTCAAGAGGGAGAGAATGCTAATAACCGGGGTcatcaagaaaggcctcatgcagGAAGTGGCACCAAAGCTGAGATCTGAAGGAAACAAAGAACTCTACAAAGCAGGAATAAGGAGACagtgaattttacagatgagggacccCATGCAAAACCAGAGAAATGGAgatccagtttgactggaatggagAGTGTGTAAAGTAATATGGTAGGAAATAACTAGAAATATAAGTGGGGGACAGTTAGATGaaagctttaaatgtcagactgAAGATTTCGTATTTTGTCCTAAAAGACAGTCTGTCTTTGTCCATTCTCAGTTTCCCCTTGGAGCTAAAAGTGTAGGCGTGCTGACTGGCCGATCTTCTTACAAGGCTCCCTCTCATTCCTAGAAGGCAACTGtgaagggagccactgaagatttttgagtaagaGTATGACGTTGAGAGAcagtatggtatagtagataaagtatTGGCTATGGAATCAGAAGATCGGCGGTTTAAATCTCATCTTCAatatttacttcctgtgtgaccttggactagatgaccagtcacttaactttcctcatttgtaaaatgagaggattggactagattactccttagatcccttctggctctgacctTATAGTGTGTTGAAATTGTATCttttatatgactttttttttggggggggagctgggcaatgagggttaagtgacttgcccagggtcacacagctagtacatgtcaagtgtctgaggcgggatttgagcccaggtcttcctgaatccagggccggtgctttattcactgcgccacctagctgccccctgaaattgtATCTTGTTATGTTCCCCAGCACCACCCCACCAGTAACATGGTAAAATAAGTATATAAGTAGCCAGCATAAGGTAACATTAAATAGGAAACAGTGATTAAGAGTGTAAGGAAAAAACTGAGAAGCCATTGTTAAAACTTCctcctttactagctgtgtgaccctgggcaagtcacttaacccccattgcctaaaaaaacaaaaaccaaaaaaccaaaaaactgctTCCTAAATTAATTAAGGCCATATCCAGAGACTAGAGGTACTAAATAAAGCAAAACCGGCTAGGccctaccagaaaaaaaaaaaaagaaaaaggaaaaggaaaaggaaaagaaaaagaaaaaaatatgatccTCAGCCAGCAAGCTACAGATAAGCAACAGACATGCCCaggaaaaaaatatgttaaaGAGGCAACTTTAAGGTGGTATGGATAAGATTTAATCCTTCTCCACTACGAGAACCTTCTAAGAATAAGGCCCCCAAAACCCTGCCTCTTGAGCACTCCTCCAACTTCTATGGAGCCAAGCTGCCAGGGTGTTCCCATCTCTTCTCCAAAGTTACCTAAGTGGCCTGTGTGGCCTTCTCACTCCCACATCTATTTCCCTCCCTGTCTGCCTCCTTCTTCCAGCCCATTCCCTACTCTGTCCCCAAGCAATCTGCCTCAGGACTCTCTGTGCTTTATTAAAGTGTGATTGATGCATTGTTCCCTTCTTGCTGCTGGTGCAATCTTTCCCAGCGAGTATACAAACTTGTTTACTCTGACCTGACCAGGAAGCCCCTTGTGGTCCCCTTCCTTAAAGCATAAGCCGGGCTAGGATTTCATTTGTCAAAAGCAGCATGGCGGAGTGCGGGACTCCAAACCCACTGATAGAAAGCAAGAGCTGGCAAATGAACCCCGTGCCCCTCCCTGCAGGGTCTTCCCCTCAGGTTCAAGCTTAATAGGACATATGGTCAGATGTGTGTTTtgggaataagaatttggcagctatgtggaagatggattggggggagtttggagttagggagaccaaTTAACTCATTGTAAATAAGCCAGGTTAGAGTTTTGAACTAGAGTGAAGGTGATGTGAATGGAGGGAAGGTGGGATGTGTGCGAAAGATGGTGTATAGGTAGAGCCAACTAGACTTGGCATTCTACTGAGAGGCAATGTGAGCTGGGGGGGCGGGAGTGAAGGAAGCAATGGTTCTGGAGTCTGAGGACTCCAGacagtcaaatcctgcctccatcATTTACAACCtttgtgactttgcacaagtcacttaaccactctgggcctcagtttacttatctgtaaaaattagaGGCTTGGATTAGTTGGCCTTGGAGGttgcttccatctctaaatcaatgatcctatgatttgaTGTGGAAATTGAGGAAGTGGGAAGAGCTAATAATGATTTCAATGCTGTGAATCTGGGGTGCCCTCAATAGAATGACATTCTCCAGCAAGGTTCAGCTCCCCaggagtgaagtaagcagactCTGTGGGTGATCCACATTTAGGGATTAGTGTAAACCAAACAAACATGTTCATGTAGAAATGTAGCAAAGATAGTTGctttaaacaataaaaaatattttacatcttTTATGTAAAACAAGAACAGCACCAGAATATATCACTGAAGTTAGTTTTGTTGCTTTCGTTgctgagttgttttcagttgtgtctgcctcttcatgaccccatttgggcttttcttagcaaagatactggagtggtttgccatttccttctccagttcattttacagatgaggaaactgagggaaacaggtttaagtgacttgttcaaggtcactaaGCTAGTGATGTCTGAGActattatttgaactcaggaaaatgagtcttcctgactccaggcctggctctctaccCACtctaccccctagctgcccaattattattattttattaagatTGTTTATTCTTAATCATTCAGAGACTGTCCAGTTTATTAGGAATATTATTGTTGctaaattcttctcctttttctttcagcTTTGTTCTTGCTGTTGGCCAGCTTGGTGACAGTGgatgatagagtgctgggcttggagtctagaagattcaccttcctgggtaaccctgggcaagtcacttaatgctatttgcctcagtttcctcatctatataatgagttggagaaggaagtagaaaaccactccagtatctttgtcaagaaagctccgaatgaggtcatgaagatttggacacaactgaacaacaaccagtCACCAGAAGGGAATCCAGGAAAGGAGTAGGTTAATCCCCAAGCAGTCagtttcactcttcatcagttttAATAAAAGACTtctgggagaaaggagaagggatgaCTGTCTGCTAAAATTAGATTTGGGGATTATCTCTGGAATTCCTTTATCTTAGGCCCTACCCAGCTCTATCTTCATCTTCCAACTTTCCCTCCTCCGTTGCCCTCTCCATTTGCATGCCTAATTGCAAAATGGTAATATATCCTTCTTTCATTTGATACCCTCAGATACTTGGTTACCAAGCCAACTCTTCTGAGTCTGTCTTCTAGGAATGAGAAGGAGCCTTGTAAGAAGATCAGCCTGTCAGCACGCCTACACTTTTAGCTCCAAGGGGAAACTGAGAATGGACAAGGACAGACTGGGAAGTATTTCAGGCTATTAAAATCTTGGCTTTAAACTTGGACTGACCCTTGAAGAAAGGTTTAGGAAAGATACAGGtgtcatttctcttattttttcctccaagGCATCACCTTAAGCCcggtaggcactcaataaatgtttgttaaattgaatgcaGTAgatccatgcctggaataccatCAAGTCTATATTAATTAGCTAGGTTTCCCCCCAACTCTGTATAAGTCAGGGGTGCTGTCTTACAAAGTTTTTTGGAGCCAGTGTATGACTCATTCTAGGGGGATCAAGGAGAGTTTTGAAATCCAATAGGGACATATAGACTGCATCTCCTCAAGACCTGGgtccttaagggaaaaaaattacctaCATATGGACTGTGCTCCCCATGCAAAATAAGTGGTGAGTGCCAGCCGTGGAACAGATGTTTGGAATCTTGCCACGTGAATGTGCATGTGGTCCTGGccactcttttttctcttctttggtctCTGTGCTTCTGTACTGAGTTGCAGCTCCTTTGCAGGAGGGTTGAACATTGCACAGTCTGCAGCTGTGAGAGGGAAACAGAATTAAGAACAGCAATtgtgaatgaagaagaaaagtttCTCTACTTGAGGAAGACCGGAATCTCAGTGAGAGCGGAACATTAGGGTATTTTGCAGTAAAGTACTAGGAAATCCCAAAAGTACTTAATAGATGAAAGTGTTGTGGCTCTACAAGTGCAGCCAATtatactaccactactactaggaCTTAGACGTCCACCTTAGGCTTTGCCACTGACATTGGCATCGGAATTGGTATCATCCCTTCCACCTGTGCTACTTTTCCCTCAACTACCACAATTCAGAAGCTCACAATGGATCAAGAGGCTTCCTCATCCCAAATCTCTATAACCCCTGGAATGACTTATGCCCAGCTGGAAAGTTTGATCAATAAATGGAGTCTTGAGCTGGAGGACCAAGAGAAACACTTCCTTCACCAGGCCACCCAGGTGAATGCTTGGGACCGAACATTGATTGATAATGGGGAGAAGATTACTTCTTTACACAGAGAAGTGGAGAAAGTGAAGCTGGATCAGAAAAGGTTGGACCAAGAATTAGACTTCATCCTGTCACAGCAGAAAGAATTGGAAGACATGCTGGCCCCGCTGGAGCAGGCCATGAAGGAGCAAAGTGGGACGATCTATCTGCAGCATGCAGATGAGGAGCGAGAGAAAACTTATAAACTAGCAGAGAATATAGATGCTCAACTAAAGAGCATGGCCCAAGACCTCAAGGACATTACCGAGCACCTGAATATGTCTGGAGGGTCTCCTGACACCAATGACCCACTCCAACAGATCTGCAAAATCTTGAATGCACACATGGATTCGCTTCAATGGATCGATCAAAATTCAGTCTTGTTGCAGCAGAAGGTGGAAGAGGAGTCAAAAGTTTTCGAGAGTCGTCGCAAGGAACAGGAACGTAGCTACCGCATTGTGTTTGATTAAATGGCCTGAGATCTCTTGGATAGTATTGTTGTGTTGTTCATTCCCTGTCCATTACATAAAAGGTCCTAGGGTATAAAGTTGAGTAAAACATAGTTATCGACTGCAGTTGTTTTTTGTTATAGTAAAGTCCATGTGGGTATTTTTCTTACATTCTGAATcttaaataaaatgtacaattcATCCATTGCAGATAATTTATGTTACAGTAAAGTTTGTTGaaatttttctccattctccATTCTCTATAGTGGTAAGAGAAAACTATGCTGCAGTTTGCATTAATTCTATCAAAATTTTGTGAATCTCTTTATGTCCATTAAATTGCTTGATGCTTTATGAAGTCTTCAAAATAAAAAGGTTGAAATCTCATTGAGAGCTGAACGGTATGCTATTTCACAGTATGATGCTAAGAAATTCTGGTGTGTATCTCTCTACAAGCCACATAAAGCTGACCCCTACAAAATCTGGGCCAGTTCTAACTGAGTCCTTCCCTGGATGACCGTCCAAACCAACAGATAGCTAGGGTTACCTAGTGATTCAGGTAATAATCACCTATGTTTCTATAGCACTTTTCAATGGACAAAGCTCTTTTCCCCTCTAGCCAAGT
This window contains:
- the LOC122750719 gene encoding nuclear pore glycoprotein p62-like is translated as MDQEASSSQISITPGMTYAQLESLINKWSLELEDQEKHFLHQATQVNAWDRTLIDNGEKITSLHREVEKVKLDQKRLDQELDFILSQQKELEDMLAPLEQAMKEQSGTIYLQHADEEREKTYKLAENIDAQLKSMAQDLKDITEHLNMSGGSPDTNDPLQQICKILNAHMDSLQWIDQNSVLLQQKVEEESKVFESRRKEQERSYRIVFD